From a single Nostoc edaphicum CCNP1411 genomic region:
- a CDS encoding dicarboxylate/amino acid:cation symporter → MSQTESTTSPATKTRPWWQRIPLTLQILIALVVAVSVGIALGAGNPNPSNATLINNLAIPAELVLKALRALATPLILVAVLHTLMTTNIPGTAGRRLAVLLLTNTTVAILVGLFVANVLRPGTWGNVTTSTSTEITPQSLDPWGILKDAVPEAVLKPLVDNNVIQLIVIALSFGIVLRALKTEQIAQGKNGYQPIEDVIGILFEAVVRVLNWVIALVPFAVFGIVAKTVAMQGFAPFKSLGAFIVAVLLALVLQACYYLTRVKFGSWVHPLKFLAGGSDAFLTAFSTSSSAAAMPITFEVLQTKVGLRESSAALGALVGANFNNDGTALYEAMSALYISQLIGQHLSLGQQLIVILTSIFASVGAANIPNAGLVTMTLVFTSVGLPTQYIALLVTVDWFLDRCRTAINVMGDMTVSALLDGKKPRSVDEA, encoded by the coding sequence ATGAGTCAAACAGAGAGTACTACTTCGCCTGCAACCAAAACTCGCCCTTGGTGGCAGCGTATCCCTCTCACATTGCAAATTCTCATCGCCCTAGTAGTGGCAGTCAGTGTCGGAATTGCCCTTGGTGCAGGGAATCCCAATCCCAGCAACGCCACCTTAATCAATAATTTAGCAATTCCGGCGGAATTGGTGCTAAAGGCTCTCCGCGCCTTGGCTACACCTCTGATTCTGGTAGCAGTGCTGCATACTTTGATGACTACCAATATCCCTGGGACAGCCGGACGGCGGCTGGCAGTACTACTTTTAACCAACACTACCGTAGCTATTTTAGTGGGGCTTTTCGTCGCGAATGTACTACGTCCGGGGACTTGGGGGAATGTAACGACCTCAACAAGTACAGAAATAACTCCTCAGAGTCTTGACCCTTGGGGAATACTCAAAGATGCTGTACCGGAGGCTGTTCTCAAGCCATTAGTTGATAATAATGTCATCCAACTAATTGTGATTGCTCTAAGTTTTGGCATCGTTCTGCGGGCATTAAAAACTGAACAAATCGCCCAAGGTAAGAACGGATACCAGCCAATTGAGGATGTCATCGGAATTTTATTTGAAGCGGTAGTTCGTGTCCTCAACTGGGTAATTGCCTTAGTGCCGTTCGCAGTATTTGGGATTGTTGCTAAAACCGTTGCGATGCAGGGCTTTGCACCGTTTAAATCTTTGGGTGCATTCATCGTCGCGGTGTTGTTAGCGCTGGTATTGCAAGCGTGTTACTACCTCACCAGAGTAAAATTTGGTTCTTGGGTACACCCGCTAAAATTTCTAGCTGGCGGTTCTGATGCCTTTTTGACAGCTTTCTCAACTTCTTCCTCCGCAGCGGCAATGCCCATAACCTTTGAGGTTTTGCAAACGAAAGTTGGTTTAAGGGAATCTTCTGCTGCTTTGGGGGCATTAGTCGGGGCAAATTTCAACAATGATGGCACTGCCCTCTATGAAGCAATGTCTGCGTTATATATTTCCCAACTAATTGGGCAACATCTAAGTCTAGGACAGCAGTTAATTGTCATCCTTACCTCGATTTTTGCATCTGTAGGTGCGGCGAATATTCCTAATGCTGGACTGGTAACGATGACACTGGTCTTCACTTCTGTAGGCTTACCTACCCAGTACATTGCTTTGCTAGTTACTGTAGACTGGTTTCTAGATCGCTGCCGTACCGCGATTAATGTTATGGGAGACATGACTGTTAGTGCTTTACTTGACGGCAAAAAGCCCCGTTCTGTGGACGAGGCTTAG